In one Nocardioides sp. NBC_00368 genomic region, the following are encoded:
- a CDS encoding beta-galactosidase: MTGMERVTRALGGRIAYGADYNPEQWPEEVWDEDVRLMQEAGVNLVSVGIFSWALLEPEPGRYDFGWLDRVLDKLHAGGIAVDLATATASPPPWFLERHPEATLVDQIGNPRAFGARQAYCPSSTGYREAATALITELVKRYDEHPAVVMWHVNNEYGCHNDHCFCDASAVAFRHWLQDRYGTIEKLNEAWATAFWSQHYTGWEKIGPPRQVSYGNFANPGQQLDWWRFCSDEIRDLYRVEAAAVRAHSDKPLTTNFMGFRKSLDYRSWVDVGDLVSNDHYLIAEDDDRTQQLAMTADLTRSWAHGEPWLLMEHSTSAVNWQPRNIAKTTGEMRRNSFQHVARGADGALFFQWRASRGGAEKFHSAMVPHAGTESRLWRDVVRLGADLSAIAEVAGTRVAQAGVAICFDWESWWAATFDSHPSVDVDPMATARAWHKACWTRNLGVDIVGVADPLDGYEVVVLPVQYLLSDETIARFTAFVEAGGTLVATYFSGIVDEHDHIRLGGYPGGLSDLLGVRIEEFCPLPQGDEIPLTAYGSGTIWSERGRAVGADVVAAYATGDCAGDPAVTRRRVGKGTAWYVGTELTPESLDTLANQVLTTTKPVVGGLPEGVEAIRRVGEQGTYVFVINHTHEAVIVPVRGTDLLSGNEGGPHVVRAGQVAVIREG; the protein is encoded by the coding sequence ATGACGGGGATGGAGCGGGTCACCCGAGCGCTGGGTGGCCGGATCGCCTACGGCGCCGACTACAACCCGGAGCAGTGGCCCGAGGAGGTCTGGGACGAGGACGTACGCCTCATGCAGGAGGCCGGGGTCAACCTGGTCAGCGTGGGGATCTTCTCCTGGGCACTGCTGGAGCCCGAGCCGGGGAGGTACGACTTCGGCTGGCTCGACCGGGTGCTCGACAAGCTCCACGCGGGTGGGATCGCCGTGGACCTGGCGACTGCGACCGCGAGCCCGCCGCCGTGGTTCCTCGAGCGCCACCCGGAGGCCACGCTCGTCGACCAGATCGGCAACCCGCGCGCGTTCGGTGCCCGCCAGGCGTACTGCCCCTCCTCGACCGGCTATCGCGAGGCCGCTACGGCGCTCATCACCGAGCTGGTCAAGCGCTACGACGAGCATCCGGCGGTCGTGATGTGGCACGTCAACAACGAGTACGGCTGCCACAACGACCACTGTTTCTGCGACGCCAGCGCGGTGGCCTTCCGGCACTGGCTGCAGGACCGCTACGGCACGATCGAGAAGCTCAACGAGGCCTGGGCGACGGCCTTCTGGAGCCAGCACTACACCGGCTGGGAGAAGATCGGTCCGCCACGACAGGTCTCCTACGGCAACTTCGCCAACCCCGGCCAGCAGCTCGACTGGTGGCGGTTCTGCTCCGACGAGATCCGCGACCTCTACCGGGTGGAGGCGGCGGCGGTGCGGGCGCACTCCGACAAGCCCCTGACCACCAACTTCATGGGGTTCCGCAAGTCGCTCGACTACCGCAGCTGGGTCGACGTCGGCGACCTCGTCTCCAACGACCACTACCTCATCGCCGAGGACGACGACCGCACCCAGCAGCTCGCGATGACGGCCGACCTGACCCGCTCCTGGGCCCACGGTGAGCCGTGGCTGCTGATGGAGCACTCCACGTCCGCGGTCAACTGGCAGCCGCGCAACATCGCCAAGACCACCGGCGAGATGCGCCGCAACTCCTTCCAGCACGTCGCGCGCGGAGCCGACGGCGCGCTGTTCTTCCAGTGGCGTGCCTCGCGCGGTGGTGCGGAGAAGTTCCACTCCGCGATGGTTCCGCACGCCGGCACCGAGAGCCGCCTGTGGCGAGACGTCGTACGCCTCGGGGCGGATCTCTCCGCGATCGCGGAGGTCGCCGGCACCCGGGTCGCACAGGCAGGCGTCGCGATCTGCTTCGACTGGGAGTCCTGGTGGGCGGCGACCTTCGACTCGCACCCGTCGGTCGACGTCGATCCGATGGCGACCGCGCGGGCCTGGCACAAGGCCTGCTGGACGCGGAATCTCGGTGTCGACATCGTCGGGGTCGCCGACCCGCTCGACGGCTACGAGGTGGTGGTGCTGCCGGTGCAGTACCTGCTCTCCGACGAGACCATCGCGCGGTTCACCGCCTTCGTCGAGGCCGGCGGCACCCTGGTCGCCACCTACTTCTCCGGCATCGTCGACGAGCACGACCACATCCGGCTGGGCGGCTACCCGGGCGGTCTGTCCGATCTCCTCGGGGTGCGGATCGAGGAGTTCTGCCCGCTTCCCCAGGGCGACGAGATCCCGCTGACCGCCTACGGCTCCGGCACGATCTGGAGCGAGCGAGGTCGCGCTGTCGGGGCCGATGTGGTGGCTGCGTACGCCACCGGCGACTGCGCCGGCGACCCGGCCGTCACCCGGCGCCGGGTCGGCAAGGGCACGGCCTGGTACGTCGGCACCGAGCTCACCCCCGAGTCGCTCGACACCCTGGCCAACCAGGTCCTCACCACGACCAAGCCGGTCGTCGGGGGACTCCCCGAGGGCGTCGAGGCGATCCGTCGGGTGGGTGAGCAGGGGACGTACGTCTTCGTCATCAACCACACCCACGAAGCGGTCATCGTCCCCGTCCGGGGCACCGACCTGCTCTCCGGCAACGAGGGCGGGCCGCACGTGGTCCGTGCGGGTCAGGTCGCGGTCATCCGCGAGGGGTAG
- the pdxH gene encoding pyridoxamine 5'-phosphate oxidase, with product MDLSAELAAARESYTRDGLTEDDLAADPFQQFERWYAEARDAGIVEPNAMVVSTVSADGAPSSRTVLLKGFSTEGFTFFTNTASRKGSDLAHNPRCAVLFPWHPLERQVRIDGVAHQLSTEDVEAYFSQRPRGSQLGAHASHQSRVVTGREELAAAYERIEAQFEGQPVPVPEEWGGYRVEPETVEFWQGRPGRMHDRLVYRREGDKWRTERLAP from the coding sequence ATGGATCTCTCAGCTGAGCTGGCGGCCGCGCGTGAGTCTTACACCCGCGACGGTCTGACCGAGGACGACCTCGCGGCGGACCCGTTCCAACAGTTCGAGAGGTGGTACGCCGAGGCTCGTGACGCGGGCATCGTCGAGCCCAACGCGATGGTGGTCTCGACCGTCTCGGCGGACGGCGCGCCCTCGTCGCGGACGGTGCTGCTGAAGGGTTTCTCGACCGAGGGCTTCACCTTCTTCACCAACACCGCCTCCCGGAAGGGCTCCGACCTCGCGCACAACCCGCGCTGCGCGGTGCTCTTCCCGTGGCACCCGCTGGAGCGTCAGGTACGCATCGACGGCGTCGCCCACCAGCTCTCGACGGAAGACGTCGAGGCCTACTTCTCCCAGCGTCCGCGCGGCTCCCAGCTCGGCGCCCACGCCTCCCACCAGAGCCGGGTCGTGACCGGGCGCGAGGAGCTGGCGGCGGCATACGAGCGGATCGAGGCGCAGTTCGAGGGACAGCCGGTCCCGGTGCCGGAGGAGTGGGGCGGCTACCGGGTCGAGCCCGAGACCGTGGAGTTCTGGCAGGGGCGGCCGGGGCGGATGCACGACCGGCTCGTCTACCGCCGCGAGGGCGACAAGTGGCGCACGGAGAGGCTGGCTCCATGA
- a CDS encoding citrate synthase 2, which yields MSQVQHGLEGVVAFETEIAEPDKEGSALRYRGVDIEDIVGRVPFENVWGLLIDGSYGPGLPPAEAYNLPVHTGDVRVDVQAAIPMLAPAFGFGQTYDISDEQAREDLARVAVMVLSYAGQSARSIHLPVVPQREVDKGSTLAEKFLIRWRGEADPAHAHAIDAYWSSAAEHGMNASTFTARVITSTGADVAAAFSGAIGAMSGPLHGGAPSRVLGMIEDVEKSGDAASYVKGLLDSGERLMGFGHRVYRAEDPRARVLRRTARELNAPRYEVAEALEKAALEELRARRPDRVLETNVEFWAAIVLDFAEIPANMFTSMFTCARTGGWSAHILEQKKTGRLIRPSAIYTGPAPRPADAVEGWNPEWGK from the coding sequence GTGAGCCAGGTACAGCACGGCCTCGAGGGCGTCGTGGCCTTCGAGACCGAGATCGCGGAGCCCGACAAAGAGGGTTCGGCCCTTCGCTACCGCGGGGTCGACATCGAAGACATCGTCGGGCGGGTCCCGTTCGAGAACGTCTGGGGTCTGCTGATCGACGGCTCGTACGGGCCCGGCCTGCCGCCCGCCGAGGCCTACAACCTGCCGGTGCACACCGGCGACGTGCGCGTCGACGTCCAGGCCGCCATTCCGATGCTCGCACCCGCCTTCGGGTTCGGGCAGACCTACGACATCTCCGACGAGCAGGCCCGCGAGGACCTCGCGCGTGTGGCCGTCATGGTCCTGTCGTACGCCGGCCAGTCCGCTCGCTCCATCCACCTCCCGGTGGTGCCGCAGCGCGAGGTCGACAAGGGCAGCACTCTCGCCGAGAAGTTCCTGATCCGCTGGCGCGGCGAGGCCGACCCGGCCCACGCGCACGCCATCGACGCCTACTGGTCCTCGGCCGCCGAGCACGGCATGAACGCCTCCACCTTCACCGCCCGGGTGATCACCTCCACCGGCGCCGACGTCGCCGCGGCCTTCTCCGGAGCCATCGGCGCGATGAGCGGCCCGCTGCACGGCGGCGCGCCCTCCCGCGTACTCGGCATGATCGAGGACGTCGAGAAGTCCGGCGACGCGGCCTCCTACGTCAAGGGGCTCCTGGACTCGGGTGAGCGGCTGATGGGCTTCGGCCACCGCGTCTACCGCGCCGAGGACCCGCGTGCGCGCGTGCTTCGTCGCACCGCCCGCGAGCTGAACGCACCTCGCTACGAGGTCGCCGAGGCGCTGGAGAAGGCGGCACTGGAAGAGCTTCGTGCGCGCCGCCCCGACCGCGTCCTGGAGACCAACGTCGAGTTCTGGGCCGCCATCGTCCTCGACTTCGCCGAGATCCCGGCCAACATGTTCACCTCGATGTTCACCTGCGCCCGCACCGGTGGCTGGTCGGCCCACATCCTGGAGCAGAAGAAGACCGGCCGGCTCATCCGGCCTTCGGCCATCTACACCGGTCCGGCCCCTCGCCCCGCCGACGCGGTCGAGGGCTGGAACCCCGAGTGGGGGAAGTGA
- a CDS encoding GNAT family N-acetyltransferase, protein MSVEIRRVAYDHPDAQKLVDRVQEFYVERYGEPDHDPTVPEMFEPPAGAYFLAYLDDVPVASGAWRRSGESALGTVVTAEIKRMYVVPEAQGQGLAKRMLAHVETSARQADFEAMVLTTGGLQHEAIGLYAANGYVGVEPFGYYKDDDLVVCMAKRLDS, encoded by the coding sequence GTGTCTGTTGAGATTCGCCGGGTCGCGTACGACCACCCGGATGCGCAGAAGCTGGTCGACCGGGTCCAGGAGTTCTACGTCGAGCGCTACGGCGAGCCCGACCACGACCCGACCGTGCCGGAGATGTTCGAGCCGCCCGCGGGCGCCTACTTCCTGGCCTATCTCGACGACGTCCCGGTCGCCTCCGGCGCCTGGCGGCGATCCGGCGAGTCCGCGCTCGGGACCGTGGTGACCGCCGAGATCAAGCGGATGTACGTCGTCCCCGAGGCCCAGGGCCAGGGGCTCGCCAAACGCATGCTCGCCCACGTCGAGACCTCCGCGCGGCAGGCCGACTTCGAGGCCATGGTCCTCACCACCGGTGGACTTCAGCACGAGGCGATCGGGCTCTATGCGGCCAACGGCTACGTCGGCGTCGAACCTTTCGGCTACTACAAGGACGACGACCTGGTCGTCTGCATGGCCAAGCGGCTCGACAGCTGA
- the serC gene encoding phosphoserine transaminase yields the protein MTLQIPADLLPADGRFGSGPSKVPAGRLEVLAATGASVMGTSHRQQPVKDLVGRVQSGLADLFSLPEGYEVVIGNGGSVAFFDLATYALVRERSQHAVFGAFGKKFLSAAKAAPWLGNPSVISAEPGGLAVPSYEDGVDVYAWTHNETSTGVMAPVVRPAGAGADQLTIVDATSAAGGLPLDVTQSDVYYFAPQKSFASDGGLWLALLSPAAIARAEEIAASGRHIPSFFSLTEAIKQSRSSQTVNTPAVATLLLMAEQVDWMNSSGGLDAMVARTTASSDALYAWAEKAPYVRPFVEDPTHRSLVVGTVELDAGIDKDELRRILTENGVVDLDAYRGIGTNQLRIAMYPSVDAADIEALTACIDWVVDRL from the coding sequence ATGACGCTGCAGATCCCCGCCGACCTCCTGCCCGCCGACGGACGTTTCGGCTCCGGGCCGTCCAAGGTGCCCGCCGGCCGCCTGGAGGTGCTCGCCGCGACCGGGGCGTCGGTGATGGGCACCTCTCACCGCCAGCAGCCGGTGAAGGATCTCGTCGGCCGCGTCCAGTCCGGGCTGGCCGACCTGTTCTCGCTGCCGGAGGGCTACGAGGTCGTCATCGGCAACGGTGGCTCGGTCGCGTTCTTCGACCTGGCGACGTACGCCCTGGTGCGCGAGCGCAGCCAGCACGCCGTCTTCGGAGCGTTCGGCAAGAAGTTCCTCTCCGCGGCGAAGGCGGCTCCGTGGCTGGGCAACCCATCGGTGATCTCGGCCGAGCCCGGTGGCCTGGCCGTGCCGTCGTACGAGGACGGAGTCGATGTTTACGCCTGGACACATAACGAGACCTCGACGGGTGTGATGGCTCCGGTCGTACGTCCTGCCGGTGCCGGTGCCGACCAGCTCACCATCGTCGACGCGACCTCGGCCGCCGGCGGTCTGCCGCTCGACGTCACCCAGAGCGACGTCTACTACTTCGCGCCGCAGAAGTCGTTCGCCTCCGACGGCGGCCTGTGGCTGGCCCTCCTCTCCCCGGCCGCGATCGCGCGGGCCGAGGAGATCGCCGCCAGTGGCCGGCACATCCCGTCGTTCTTCTCGTTGACCGAGGCGATCAAGCAGTCCCGCAGCAGTCAGACCGTCAACACCCCGGCCGTCGCCACGCTCCTCCTGATGGCCGAGCAGGTCGACTGGATGAACTCCTCGGGCGGCCTCGACGCGATGGTCGCCCGCACCACCGCCTCCTCCGACGCGCTCTACGCGTGGGCCGAGAAGGCGCCGTACGTCCGGCCGTTCGTCGAGGATCCCACCCACCGCTCCCTGGTCGTCGGCACCGTCGAGCTCGACGCCGGGATCGACAAGGACGAGCTGCGCCGCATCCTCACCGAGAACGGCGTCGTCGACCTCGACGCCTACCGCGGCATCGGCACCAACCAGCTGCGGATCGCGATGTACCCCTCCGTCGACGCCGCCGACATCGAGGCCCTCACCGCCTGCATCGACTGGGTCGTCGACCGCCTCTGA
- a CDS encoding IS1634 family transposase: MAFIRRVRTGSGATAVQIAEYAGGRQRIVKHLGSAHTDAELGLLLEQARSLLADPGQDALDLDVAPTPRVAELVSEPVAQGVLDPVPRPVRARRDEPGRVVSTDSRLLHETLATVFDSLGFNILDDPVFRDLVIARIVEPTSLLDTGRVLKDLGRTPASYATMKRTLSRAHAKTKPATTGGAKKGSSYRDQIATACFAHAATRGDISLILYDVTTLYFEAEKEDELRKVGYSKERRVDPQIVVGLLVDRRGFPLEIGCFEGNKAETLTLIPIVKQFQTRHGLADIVIVADAGMLAATNLRDLDEADLRFIVGSRVTKAPNDLESHFRWHGDAFTDAQVIDTITPRTGHKIENDPKQKAEPVWDPEHHPGSWRAVWAYSTKRAVRDNRTLTLQENKAKAVVAGEKAARTPRFVKTRNGAAELDEASLARARRLVGLKGYVTNIPATVMPAGEVIASYHALWQVEQSFRMSKTDLRARPMFHHTRDAIEAHLTIVFTALAVSREVQARTGLAIRNVVRQLRPLRSATIAINGTQQTFAPIIPEPQQAILDALEHA, from the coding sequence GTGGCGTTCATTCGGCGGGTGAGGACCGGGTCGGGTGCCACCGCGGTCCAGATCGCTGAATACGCCGGCGGGCGTCAGCGGATCGTGAAGCACCTTGGTTCGGCGCACACTGATGCCGAGCTCGGGCTCCTGCTTGAACAGGCACGCAGCCTGCTGGCCGATCCCGGACAGGACGCTCTCGACCTGGATGTCGCGCCCACGCCGCGGGTCGCGGAACTCGTGTCCGAACCGGTTGCACAGGGCGTCCTCGACCCGGTTCCACGGCCGGTGAGGGCGCGGCGTGATGAACCCGGTCGGGTCGTGAGCACTGACTCCCGACTCCTGCACGAGACCCTCGCGACGGTCTTCGACAGTTTGGGGTTCAACATCCTCGACGATCCGGTCTTCCGCGACCTGGTGATCGCCCGGATCGTAGAGCCGACCTCACTGCTTGACACCGGGCGCGTGTTGAAGGACCTGGGCCGAACCCCAGCCAGCTACGCGACGATGAAGCGCACCCTGAGCCGCGCACACGCCAAGACCAAGCCCGCGACGACGGGCGGCGCGAAGAAGGGCAGCAGCTACCGCGACCAGATCGCGACCGCCTGCTTCGCTCACGCCGCCACCCGCGGCGACATCAGCCTGATCCTCTACGACGTCACCACTCTTTACTTCGAGGCAGAGAAGGAAGACGAACTGCGCAAGGTCGGCTACTCCAAGGAACGCCGCGTCGACCCCCAGATCGTCGTGGGCCTGCTGGTCGACCGACGCGGGTTCCCGCTCGAGATCGGCTGCTTCGAGGGCAACAAGGCCGAGACGCTCACGCTGATCCCGATCGTGAAGCAGTTCCAGACCCGGCACGGGCTGGCTGACATCGTGATCGTCGCCGACGCCGGGATGCTGGCAGCCACGAATCTGCGCGACCTGGACGAGGCTGACCTGCGGTTCATCGTGGGATCGCGAGTGACCAAGGCACCCAACGATCTGGAGTCCCACTTCCGCTGGCACGGCGACGCCTTCACCGACGCCCAAGTCATCGACACCATCACCCCACGCACCGGGCACAAGATCGAGAACGACCCGAAGCAGAAGGCCGAACCGGTCTGGGACCCCGAGCACCATCCCGGCTCGTGGCGAGCGGTGTGGGCCTACTCGACCAAGCGCGCAGTGCGCGACAACCGGACGCTGACCCTGCAGGAGAACAAGGCCAAAGCCGTCGTCGCGGGCGAGAAGGCCGCCCGCACGCCCCGGTTCGTCAAGACCCGCAACGGCGCTGCCGAGCTTGACGAGGCATCGCTGGCCCGAGCCCGGCGACTGGTCGGGCTGAAGGGCTACGTCACCAACATCCCCGCCACGGTGATGCCCGCCGGCGAGGTCATCGCCAGCTACCACGCCCTATGGCAGGTCGAGCAGTCCTTCCGGATGTCCAAGACCGACCTCCGCGCCCGGCCGATGTTCCACCACACCCGCGACGCGATCGAGGCCCACCTCACCATCGTGTTCACCGCGCTCGCGGTCAGCCGCGAGGTCCAAGCCCGGACCGGGCTCGCCATCCGCAACGTCGTTCGCCAACTACGGCCACTGCGGTCCGCGACCATCGCGATCAACGGCACCCAGCAGACCTTCGCCCCCATCATCCCCGAACCACAGCAAGCCATCCTCGACGCGCTCGAGCACGCCTAA
- a CDS encoding class I SAM-dependent methyltransferase codes for MSRESEPLLRALNRMRSVILDSEQLVKAVASGKQRGTVPKWRRAEIRYVDLKAGRHLQITTYDATQAFTANHPVGDSSSLDDLLDEPFANWIVTTATEQTQIQAKTPTTALVSTTELTAPVEVERGHDQAKERLLPESDPVFRVLGLSDKDGKLKPSRQAKYRQVEEFLRQLDAALTDAMKSGKVRRPTAEEPLRIIDLGAGNGYLTFAAQRYLTEVRELPVVVTGVDVKEQSREHNSKIAAELGVHAEFVAGTIEGVQLDEKPDVVLALHACDTATDDALARAIEWEAPLVLAAPCCHHDIAAQLRKAPTPAPYSMLTRHGILRERFADTLTDALRASLLRLAGYRVEVVQFVESQHTPRNTMLRAIRTGSPVKGGSVKKEYDDLVAEWGVRPKLGELLADR; via the coding sequence TTGAGCAGGGAGTCCGAACCGCTGCTGCGAGCGCTGAACCGGATGCGATCGGTGATCCTCGATTCCGAACAGCTGGTCAAGGCGGTCGCGTCGGGCAAGCAGCGCGGCACGGTGCCGAAGTGGCGTCGCGCCGAGATCCGCTACGTCGACCTCAAGGCCGGGCGACACCTGCAGATCACGACGTACGACGCGACCCAGGCGTTCACCGCGAACCATCCCGTAGGAGATAGTTCGTCACTGGACGATCTTCTCGACGAACCGTTCGCCAACTGGATCGTGACGACCGCGACCGAGCAGACCCAGATCCAGGCGAAGACGCCGACGACCGCGCTCGTCTCGACCACCGAGCTGACCGCGCCGGTCGAGGTCGAACGCGGCCACGACCAGGCGAAGGAGCGGCTGCTGCCGGAGTCCGACCCGGTCTTCCGGGTGCTCGGTCTCTCCGACAAGGACGGGAAGCTGAAGCCGTCGCGCCAGGCGAAGTACCGTCAGGTCGAGGAGTTCCTGCGCCAGCTCGACGCGGCCCTGACTGACGCGATGAAGTCCGGCAAGGTCCGCCGGCCGACCGCCGAGGAGCCGCTGCGGATCATCGACCTGGGGGCCGGCAACGGCTACCTGACCTTCGCCGCCCAGCGCTACCTCACCGAGGTCCGCGAGCTGCCCGTCGTCGTCACCGGCGTCGACGTCAAGGAGCAGTCGCGGGAGCACAACTCGAAGATCGCGGCCGAGCTCGGAGTGCATGCCGAGTTCGTGGCCGGGACGATCGAGGGCGTCCAGCTGGACGAGAAGCCCGACGTGGTGCTCGCCCTCCACGCCTGTGACACCGCCACCGACGACGCCCTCGCCCGGGCGATCGAGTGGGAGGCGCCGCTGGTGCTCGCCGCGCCGTGCTGCCACCACGACATCGCCGCCCAGCTGCGCAAGGCCCCGACCCCGGCGCCCTACTCGATGCTCACCCGCCACGGCATCCTCCGCGAGCGCTTCGCCGACACTCTGACCGACGCCCTGCGCGCGAGCCTGCTGCGCCTGGCCGGCTACCGCGTCGAGGTGGTGCAGTTCGTGGAGAGCCAGCACACCCCGCGCAACACCATGCTCCGCGCGATCCGCACCGGCTCGCCGGTCAAGGGCGGCTCGGTGAAGAAGGAGTACGACGACCTCGTGGCCGAGTGGGGCGTACGTCCGAAGCTCGGCGAGCTGCTCGCCGACCGATGA